From one Nycticebus coucang isolate mNycCou1 chromosome 14, mNycCou1.pri, whole genome shotgun sequence genomic stretch:
- the LOC128565683 gene encoding olfactory receptor 8J3-like, whose protein sequence is MASGNLTRVTEFILTGVSDRPELQIPLFLVFLVIYTLTVTGNLGIITLTSVDSRLQTPMYFFLRHLAIINLGNSTVIAPKMLVNFLIKKKTTSYYECATQLGGFLTFIVSEVIMLAVMAYDRYVAICNPLLYTVVVSPRICLMLVSLAYLYGFSTAIVVSSCVFSVSYCSSNVINHFYCDNVPLLALSCTDTSFPETVVFISTATNLFFSMIAVVVSYFNIVLSILRMRSSEGRKKAFSTCGSHVMAVTVFYGTLLFMYLQPKTNHSLDTDKMASVFYTLVIPMLNPMIYSLRNKDVKDALKKFIANLFSPCKSM, encoded by the coding sequence ATGGCTTCTGGGAATCTCACGCGGGTCACTGAGTTTATTCTCACTGGTGTCTCTGACCGCCCCGAGCTCCAGATTCCCCTCTTCCTGGTCTTCCTGGTCATCTACACCCTGACCGTGACAGGGAACCTGGGCATCATCACCCTCACCAGTGTTGACTCTCGGCTTCAAACCCCCATGTATTTTTTCCTGCGACATTTGGCAATTATCAATCTTGGCAACTCTACTGTCATAGCCCCTAAAATGCTGgtcaattttttaataaagaaaaaaactacctCCTACTATGAATGTGCCACCCAGCTGGGAGGGTTCTTGACTTTCATCGTCTCTGAAGTGATCATGCTGGCTGTGATGGCCtatgaccgctatgtggccatctgtaATCCCCTGCTGTACACAGTGGTGGTGTCTCCCAGGATCTGCCTCATGCTGGTGTCCCTCGCCTACCTCTATGGCTTTTCTACCGCAATTGTGGTTTCATCTTGTGTATTCTCTGTGTCCTATTGCTCCTCTAATGTGATCAATCATTTTTACTGTGATAACGTGCCTCTGTTAGCCTTATCCTGCACAGATACTTCCTTTCCAGAAACAGTAGTCTTTATATCTACAGCTAcgaatttgtttttttccatgattGCAGTTGTAGTATCTTACTTCAACATCGTTTTGTCCATTCTAAGAATGCGTTcatcagaaggaagaaaaaaagccttTTCCACCTGTGGTTCACATGTGATGGCTGTCACCGTCTTCTATGGGACACTGCTGTTCATGTATTTACAGCCTAAAACTAACCACTCCTTAGATACTGATAAAATGGCTTCTGTGTTCTACACCCTGGTGATCCCCATGCTGAACCCCATGATCTACAGCCTAAGGAATAAGGACGTGAAGGATGCCTTAAAGAAATTCATTGCAAATCTATTTTCTCCTTGTAAATCAATGTAA